In Ornithinibacter aureus, the genomic stretch CAACGAGATGGCGCGCCTGGTCCGGTCGGGGCGAACCGAGCCCGGACAACGCCGATGACCTCCTACCGCATGCCACCGCGGGTCGCGTACGTGGTTCCGGACGACGAGCCCGACCCTCCAGCGACCGTGTTCCTGATGCAGGTCCCCGATGGGACCCCTCGAGTGCTGCAGAACTCGGCGGCGTGGATCTGGCTGGTTGCCGTGGAGGGCGAGCCCGATGTGGCGGCCTCCGTCGCGCACCTCGCGGGACGGGTCCAGGAGGAGGTGGCTCCCGACGTCGAGGCCTTCCTCGAAGAGCTCGTCGGGATGGGGCTCTTGGAGGAGTCGGCGCCGCGGCGCTGAGCGTGGCCGCAACACCGCCCGCAGGACATGGCCGGGTCCGGGGATCGCGGGGTCGGCCGAGGGCATTCGGCCGTAAGGCCCGCTACTGAACTGCGTCCAGCACTCCTCGGCGAACGAGCTCAGCCACTGCGGCCTCCGTCGCCTCCAGGGCTGAGCACCCTGCCGGCGCGCCAAATCGCCTCTCCAGCTCGCCCGCGAGTCGACTCACCTCGACGGCGTGTGCCGTGAGGGAGTAGACGGCCGCGCTGAGCTCACTGAGACGAAGGACGGTTCCCTCGATGAGCACCGCGGTCTCGCCGTCGCGCGTGAGGACGTCGGTCGCGTCACGTCGCTGTACCTTCACACCCCACCTCCAATGAGGCGCGCGAGCCCATCCTCGAAGTCCGGGGCCTCGGAGTACCGGACCCGGAGCACCGGCCCACCTCGGTCGAGCAGGTCGGCCAGACGGTGCACGGGCCCTTCCAGGCGGGGGAGAGAGGACGTCTCTTCGACCACGGCGAACACCGCGTCCATGACGGAGAGTTCTTCCATATCGGCGGATCCGCCTACGGTGTCGCGGACGAGGACGACCATGCCCGCCTCGTCGACTCCCACCGTCTCGTCGGTGAGGTCACCGAACCGCCGTCCGAGTAGCCGGCTCAGGGTCGTCTTGCCGGTGCCCCCGGGAGCGACGTAGACGAGGCTGGCCCCGGCGCACCTCACCTCGACGACCGCGCCGAGGCCGTGCAGCCGGAGAGCGGGGGTCATCGGGCCTGGCCTAAAGGTCGTGGTTCGGGCCGGTGCTCGCCGGGGCGAGCCTCACGGACGGGTCTGCGGGTCTCACCCTATCGACCCGTGCTGCTGGGAGCCGGGGACCGGCCCCGCTAGCCTGATCGTCGTGAGACCTCGCTCGCCGGTCCCCGACGGCCCCCTGCGCGTGCTCTTCGTCTGCACCGCGAACATCTCGCGTTCCCCGTACGCCGAGCGCCAGGCTGCCCTCCTCTCGGCCACGGCATCAACCGACCAACTGCGGACGGCCAGCGCGGGTGTTCCGGGCTTCCCGGGCCGCGGCATGGACCCCGCCATGGCGGAGGAGCTGCGGGCCCGTGGTGGTGACCCGTTGGGGCACGTCAGCCGCTGCCTGACCCGCGAGATCCTCGACGGCGCGGACGTCGTGCTCACCTTCGAGTTCGCTCAGCGGATCCGTATCGTCGAGAGGTGGCCCGACCAGGCGATCAAGGTGTTTGGTCTGCACCAATTCACCGAGGCGCTCGGCCGGGTCGGGTCGCAGGCCCGGGGCCTGGCCCTGCTCGACGAGGTCTACGGCACCGCCCGCCCCGACGGCATCAACCACGACGTCGCGGACCCCTACCGGCGCGGCGCCGCAGCCGCCCGGGTGTGCGCCGACGAGGTCGACGCGGCGCTCGCGGTCATCGTCCCGGCGCTCACCGCTCCGGCGCCGGCCGCGCGCTGAGCCCGCCCGGCCGCGCTCACAGGTTTGCGCGCTTCGACCCACCGTTCACTCCGCGGTTCCTCCGCCACAACGAGGTCATCCAGGACGTCGAGCAGCCGCCACGCTGATCCGCGGCGGCGGTGGCCGTCGGCAGGGTGTGGCGCTCGGCCGCCGGAGCGGCGACGATGGACCATGGCCGCCGTGTCCCCTCTCCCGCTGCGTGGTGAGGTGGTGCTCGACGCCCGCGGCGCCGGGCGGGCGATGCGGCTCTCGTGGCACCCCGAGCACGATGTGGTCGTCCTGTCGGTGTGGCGCGGCACCACGTGTGCCGCCACCATCCAGGTCGCCGCCGACGAGGTGCCGCACCTGGTCGACGTGCTGGTTCGGGGCCTCCCGGCAGACTGCTCGGATGGACCGGTCGACTGCTCCCATCCAGGTCGTGTCCGACACCGTCGACCCGGCCGCCCTCGTGCGGTTCTGGGCCGAGGCGCTGCCCCACGCGGCTACGCGGTGCCGGCGCCGCCCGGCGGCTTCCCGACTGGCCGGCCTTCCTCGCGGCCCAGGGGGTGCCCGAGGAGCACTGGAACGACGCATCGACGCTCGAGGCCGAGGGCCAGCCGCACCTCTTCTTCCAGCGGGTGCCCGAGCCCCAGGCCGGCAAGAACCGGGTGCACGTCGACCTGGTCGCCGTTTCCTCCTCGGCGACCGTGTCGGCATGTCCATCGTGCATCCCGGCAACCCGAACGCGCTCGGGATCACCGTCGGGTGCATCCGGATCGGGCGCCGGATCAAGGTGTGCCAGGAGTGCGGCTGGCTGTACTGCAGGTCGTCATCAAGGGCACGTTCTGACGTTTGCGGATTGGGTCGGGCTCAGGTCGCGATGAGGTAGGTCTGTGACGGGCGCAGGGCGGCCAGGGCTCGGTCGAAGGTGGCGAGGCGGGCGCCCTCGGACGCGGCGAGCGCGGCCAGGTAGACGTCGGTGACCTGCCGGTGGCCGCGGACGTCACCGAGGTCGACGTCGACGTACGAGAGCCGACCGGGCCAGAACCGAGCGCGGGGTGCGCGCGGACGTTACGCAGCACCGCGGCCGCCGTGTCACCGGTCTCGCCGAGTCGCAGCAGGAAGCGAACGAGGGCGCCTTCGACGACCGGGCAGATGGCGAAGCGCTCGGTTCCCGCGAGCCAGGTGGCCGCCGCATCGTGGTGCTCGTGCTCGATGACGGTCAGTGCGATGAGGGTGTTGGCGTCAAGCAGGAACGTCGTCACTGCTCGTCCACGGCATCCGCGACGTCGGAATCCGTGATCCGACGGCCGACGGACAGCGTGGGCAGCCCGGTGCGTTCGTCGGTGGCGAGCAGGACGGGGGTGTCGAACTGCGCGAGGCCGCGCACCGTGAGATCGGCAATGACCGACGAGAGCGACTGGCCCCGCTCCTTCGCCAGCTCGC encodes the following:
- a CDS encoding VOC family protein — translated: MCRHHPGRRRRGAAPGRRAGSGPPGRLLGWTGRLLPSRSCPTPSTRPPSCGSGPRRCPTRLRGAGAARRLPDWPAFLAAQGVPEEHWNDASTLEAEGQPHLFFQRVPEPQAGKNRVHVDLVAVSSSATVSACPSCIPATRTRSGSPSGASGSGAGSRCARSAAGCTAGRHQGHVLTFADWVGLRSR
- a CDS encoding PqqD family peptide modification chaperone — its product is MQVPDGTPRVLQNSAAWIWLVAVEGEPDVAASVAHLAGRVQEEVAPDVEAFLEELVGMGLLEESAPRR
- a CDS encoding low molecular weight phosphatase family protein, coding for MRPRSPVPDGPLRVLFVCTANISRSPYAERQAALLSATASTDQLRTASAGVPGFPGRGMDPAMAEELRARGGDPLGHVSRCLTREILDGADVVLTFEFAQRIRIVERWPDQAIKVFGLHQFTEALGRVGSQARGLALLDEVYGTARPDGINHDVADPYRRGAAAARVCADEVDAALAVIVPALTAPAPAAR